One window of the Rhipicephalus sanguineus isolate Rsan-2018 chromosome 2, BIME_Rsan_1.4, whole genome shotgun sequence genome contains the following:
- the LOC119381397 gene encoding uncharacterized protein LOC119381397, with protein sequence MHFNRAITSKKFDTGDDDPSQGTADGATMQEPETSTLADVPRDLNMGDFSNASLETCTASPSHNSTSDSHPLVQACGAAEESHFAGKEDAICQTEECVTLGNLSIFLSMTNGAEASAQVVHIEISHKIASVDGNWKRSCGFHGFGSLKEKEEVLQDFGGVT encoded by the exons ATGCACTTCAACCGGGCAATCACATCCAAAAAATTTGATACAGGAGATGACGATCCATCGCAAGGTACAGCTGATGGAGCAACGATGCAGGAGCCAGAAACCTCCACTTTGGCCGATGTGCCTCGTGACTTGAACATGGGCGATTTCAGCAATGCATCTCTGGAAACATGCACAGCTAGTCCTTCGCACAACAGCACGAGCGATTCGCATCCTTTGGTGCAAGCGTGTGGTGCAGCAGAAGAAAGTCATTTTGCCGGAAAGGAAGACGCT ATATGCCAAACGGAAGAATGTGTGACTCTAGGAAACCTATCTATATTTCTCTCGATGACAAATGGCGCCGAGGCATCTGCTCAAGTCGTGCACATAGAAATAAGCCACAAG ATTGCAAGCGTGGATGGCAATTGGAAGCGAAGCTGTGGGTTTCATGGCTTTGGGTCTCTAAAGGAAAAGGAAGAGGTACTGCAA